DNA sequence from the Pseudoduganella plicata genome:
CCCGGCATCTCGTCGAGCCAGTTCGGCGCCGGCGCGAGCCGCCCCATCATCCGCGGCATGGACGGCCCGCGGGTACGCATCCTGTCCGATGGCGCCGAAGTGCAGGACGCGTCGACGATCAGCCCCGATCACGCCGTCGCGTTCGAACCGATGCTCGCCGAGCGCATCGAAGTGCTGCGCGGCCCGTCGGCACTGGCCTACGGCGGCGGTGCCGTCGGCGGCGTGGTGAACATCATCGACCGCAAGATCCCTACCAGCGTGCCGGTCAACCCGGTCGAAGGCGCCGTCGAGGTGCGCGGCAACACAGCCGCGCGCGAACGGTCCGCCGCGTTTGAAATGACGGGGGGCAGCGGCAACGTAGCCGTGCACGCCGAAGGCGTCAAGCGCGATGCCAACGCCTACAAGACCGGCAGCGGCTGGGACGAAGGCGGCCGCGTGCCGGGCAGCTTCAAGGATGGGGAGACGGGCAGCGTGGGCCTGTCCTGGGTCGGCGAGCGCGGCTATATTGGCGCGGCCTACACGAAGGAGCGTACCGACTACGGCATTCCCGGCCACGCCCACGAGTTCGCAAGCTGCCACCCGCACGGCTCGCACCTGCACTGCGGCGGCCATGGAGACGAGGACGAGCATGGGCACGAGGGCGAACACGGGCATGAGCACGGGGCCGAGGTCGTCCCGGCCGTCAAGCTGGACAGCGACCGCTGGGACGTGCGCGGTGAATACCGCGACCCGCTGGCCGGATTCAGCAAGCTGCGCGTGCGCGCGGCGTTCACGGATTACCGCCACGACGAACTGGAAGGCGACGAGGTGGCGACGAGCTTTCGCAACAAGGCGCACGACGTGCGCGCCGAACTGGAACACCTGCCCGTGGCGGGATGGCGCGGCGTGATCGGCGTGCAGACGACGCGGCGCGACTTCAGTGCGCAAGGCGAAGAAGCCTACGTACCGCCCACGCTGACGAAGAAACATGCTGTCTTCGTGACCGAGGAATACCGCCTCGCCGACTGGCGCTTCGAGGCGGCGGCACGCCACGAATGGCAGGACATCGACGTCGACGCGAGCGCCGGCAGTGCGGACCACAGCGAACGCGGCACGTCGCTGGCGCTGGGCGCCGTGTGGAAGTTCGCACCGCAGTATTCGCTGGGTGCGTCGTTCTCGCGCAGCCATCGCCTGCCGACCGCCGAGGAACTGTACGCACACGGCGTCCACCTGGCGACAAGCACCTACGAGATCGGCAACGAGAACCTGCGCAAGGAAACGTCGAACAATCTCGACATCACCCTGCGCAAGTTCGCCGGCCCGACGACGTTCTCCGTGAGCGCATACCGCAACCGCATCAACGACTACATCTACGCCAGCACGCTGGACAACCACGAAGGGTTCCAGCTGGTCGAGTATGCGCAGCGCGACGCGACGTTTACGGGTATCGAAGGAGAGGTGCGCCACCAAATCGCGCCGTCCGTGCAGGCCGCGCTGTTCGGCGATTACGTCCGGGCGGAACTGCGCGACGGCACGGGCAACCGCAATCTGCCGCGCATCCCGTCGGGGCGTGTCGGCGTGAAGCTGGACGCCGAATGGCGCGGCTGGCACGGCGTCGTCGAGGCGTACCGGGTGGCAAAGCAGGATGACGTGGCCGAGTTCGAGACTGCGACGGCGGGCTACAACATGCTGAATCTGGGCACGCACTACACGACGCGCGTGCTCGGCCTGCCGGCCATGTTCTACGCACGTCTCAATAACGCCACCAACGAACTGGCGTTCAGCCATACGTCGTTCATCAAGCACGCGGCCCCGCTGCCGGGACGCAACCTGACCGCCGGCCTGCGCCTCAGCTTCTAGGCGCGTGGGCGGGCACCCCGGTTTCGGGGCGCCCGCCGGCGTCAGTGGCGGTGGCCATGCCCGCGGGACTTGGCCGGTGCGGCCACGGCCGCGCCGGCGCATTCGGCACACGTGCCGTACAACGTCAGGTCGTGCCGGACGACCGTAAAGCCGGCCGGCGCCAGGTCGTGCATCGGACCGGGGCAACCTTCGACCTCGAATACCCGGTCGCACTGCGTGCAGTGGAAATGGTGGTGATGGTGATGCGCCAGGCGGGCCGCTTCGTAGCGGGCATTTTCGCCGGGCAGCGTCACGCTCTGGATCTCGCCTTCGTCCAGCAGCAGCTTCAGGTTGCGGTAGACGGTCGCGATGCCGATTTCAGGCACCGAGACCTGTACGCCCGCATGGATTTCCTGCGGGCTGAGGGGACGCGCGGCCGCTTCGAGAACAGTGCGAATGGCGGAGCGCTGGCGTGTGGATCGTTCCATGGCATGACGTGTCGGATAACGGGACATTATCCCATAAGCGGCCGCGCGGCAGCCAGTTCCCGGCCGAATCATCGACGGCCTCTGCATCGCGGGCGACCATCGCCCGTCCATCGCTGCCGGCACATGCCGCGCAGTCAACCATCATCTTCGGAGCTTCTCTTGTCTTCCTTTACCCGTTTCCCCTTGCCGCACGTGTCCGGCAAGGCCATTGCACGAGCCGCCGCCGCCCTGGCCGCCGGCGCGGACGCCATGGCCCACGCCGAAACCGGCGCCCTCGCCCTCGCCCCTGCGCCGGTCGTCGAGATCCGCGCCAGCCGGGACAACGGCGGGCCCGACCGCATGGCCGTCGGCACGGGTGCCGCTGCGCTGCCCGGCACCGTCACCACCATCACGGCGGACGAGATCGCCACGCTGCCCGTGGGCCGCGACATCTCGAACATCTTCATGCGGGTGCCCGGCGTCGTCGCCAACAACATCGACCAGGGCGATACGGGTAACGGCTTTCGCATGCGCGGCTTCGCCACGCAGGGCACGCACGGCGCCGACACGGCCATCTACATCGACGGCGTGCCGCAGAACATACCGTCGAGCCAGGGCGGCGCCGGCCACGGCCCCGCGTTCCTGGAATGGATGACGGCCGACATGATCGACACCGTCGATGTCGTCAAGGGCCCCGTCTCGGCGCTGTACGGCGACCAGAACCGGGCCGGATCCATCACGATTACCACCCGCGAAGGCGGCAGCGCCACCCCGTCCAGTGCCGCCGTCACGCTGTCGAGCTACGGCGGGCGGCGCGCGTCGCTGCTGCTGTCGGGAGAATATGGCGCGGTGCGCTCGCTGCTGGTGGCGGACCGCTTCCGCATGAACGGCTTCCGCCACGGCGCCACCAACGACCGCGCCAACCTGTTCTGGAAGCTGTCGACGACGATCGGCACCGGCGTCTACAGCCTGCGCGCCAGCTACTATCGCTCCGACTACACGGGCGCCGGCTACCTGTCGCTGCCGGCGCTGGAAGCGGGACTCGATCCCCACGCCACGCAATACGGCCTGCCCGGCTTTGGCGACGCCCAGCGCCGCAGCCTGGTGTTCAACCGCCGCGCCATCGGCGCGGCGGGCTGGTTCGCCACGGTCTACGCGGAAGACTTCGAGCGCAGCCGTGCCATCACGACCAGCACGACCCAGCACACGTTCGGCCTGGACGACCGCCGCATGTACGGGGCGCGCGCGGGCAATACCTGGACCTTTGGCGACAGCGCCATCCTGACGGCGGGACTGGAAACGCGCTCGGACCGCGGCGATGCGCTGCGCCAGCAGTACCAGCGGCTGCAGCCGACGCCGAACTACGTCAACAACCAGGACCTGGACCTGCTGGCCCATGGCGTCTTCATGCAGGGCCAGTACCGGGTGGCGCCCACGGTGAAGCTGCATGGCGGGTTGCGCTACGACCGCTTCGATTACGACATCGTCAACCGCAAGCTGCCGGCGGCATCGACAGCCTACCGGGGCAGCGCACTGACACCGAAATATGGCGCCATCTGGAGCGTGCGCCAGGGAGTGGACGTGTTTGCCAACGTCGCGCAGGGGCTGCGCTCGCCAGCGGCCGAACAGATCAGCTCAAGCGGCAGCCTGGGACCGCTCGGCGCTCCGGGCGGACGGATCAATGCCGGTATCGATCCCAGCAAGGTGCGTTCGCACGATGTCGGCATCGACGTCCGCCGCGCCGGCGGCTGGCACCTGGCTGCCGCTGTGTATCGGATCACCAACGATGACGAGATCGTCAACACGGCACCCGACGTCTTTGCGGCGTCCGGCCGGACCAGCCGCCAGGGGTTCGAGCTGGACGCACACTACGCGCCCGGTCGCACGTTCAACGCCTACCTGAGCTACGGCCGCATCCTGCGCGCCCGCCTGGACAATCCCGCACCCGGTACCGGAGCCCTGCTGTCCGTCCCGGCCAATACGTGGAAGGCGGGGATGCAGTACCGCCAGCAGGCTGGGCCGGGCCGTCTGACCGTCAACGGCGACGTGTATCTGACCTCCCGTAATCCGTACTACATGGGCACGCCCCTCGTCCGGCGCGACATGCCCACGTTCGTGCGCTACAGCGTGAAGGGGGCATATGATCTCGGCAAGCTGCAGGGCACGCTGGCCGTAACGCTGCAGCCGCACAAGTTCGCCAGCGACATCGCGTATGGCACGGCCACCGGCCTGGTGGTATCGACCGTGCCGCGCACGCAGGTGGAAGCCGGCCTGCGCTACTTCTTCTGATGACGGAGCCAACCATGACCCCTGTTCAGGTGAAGGATCGGCGGCTGGGCCGGATGACAGGCCTGGCCGATACGCTGGGCATCGCCACGTCGGCGCTGTGCCTCGTGCACTGCCTCGCCATGCCGCTGCTGCTGGCATTGCTGCCCGCCGTGGGGTGGGCGAGCGACGACCGCACGCATGCCCTGCTGGTTGGCGTCGCCCTGCTGGCGGCGCTGCTGTCGATGGGACCGGGATACGCCGCGCACCGGCGCAAGGAGGTCCTGCTGGCCGGCGGCACCGGCCTGGCATGCCTGGCGATTGCCGCGTTCGTCATCGGTCCCCGTTATGGGCACGGCTGGGAGACGGCGGCCAGCGTCGCCGGGGCGGCGCTGCTGGGGTGGGCGCACCTGCGCAACCGGATCTGCTGCCGGCGGCACTCAGCCGGCTGACGCCTCTCCGGCCGTTTCCACGGCGGCGGGCGTCTCTTCCTCCCCTGCCAGCTTGCGCAGGATATGCCCGGCGGCCACCATGCCGAACGTGGCCGTCACCACCATTGCCGAGCCGAAGCCGGCGCAGTTGATGCCGGTCAGGCCGGGCTTGCCGCCGGCTCCGGCCAGCTCGTCGCCGTCGACGGAGCACACTTCACCCGTTTCCGGGAATTTCAGCGGCTCCATCGAGAACACGGCATCCACGCCCAGCTTGTTCTTGCCGTTGGCGGGGTAGTTGAACTGGCTGCGCAGGCGCCGCCGCACTTTCTTCAGCAGCGGCTCCTGCTCCGTTTTTGCCAGGTCGCGCACTTCGATTTTCGTCGGGTCGGTCTGGCCGCCGGCACTGCCGATGACGATCAGCGGGATCTTGTTGATGCGGCAGTAATGCACCAGTGCCGTCTTGGCGCGGGCGCTGTCCATCGCGTCCAGCACGTAGTCGTAGTCGTGGCCGCCGATCATTTCGTCCAGGTTGTCCGGCGTGACGAAATCCTCGATCTCCGTCACCTGGCAATAGGGATTGATCTGGGCGATGCGCTGCGTCAGCGCCGTGATCTTGGCCATGCCGACCGTACCTGTGAGCGCCTGGATCTGGCGGTTGATATTGGACTCGGCCACGTTGTCCAGGTCGATCAGCGTCAGGCGGCCGACGGCGCTGCGCGCCAGCGCTTCGACGGCCCACGAGCCGACGCCGCCAACGCCGATGACGCAGATGT
Encoded proteins:
- a CDS encoding TonB-dependent receptor → MSSFTRFPLPHVSGKAIARAAAALAAGADAMAHAETGALALAPAPVVEIRASRDNGGPDRMAVGTGAAALPGTVTTITADEIATLPVGRDISNIFMRVPGVVANNIDQGDTGNGFRMRGFATQGTHGADTAIYIDGVPQNIPSSQGGAGHGPAFLEWMTADMIDTVDVVKGPVSALYGDQNRAGSITITTREGGSATPSSAAVTLSSYGGRRASLLLSGEYGAVRSLLVADRFRMNGFRHGATNDRANLFWKLSTTIGTGVYSLRASYYRSDYTGAGYLSLPALEAGLDPHATQYGLPGFGDAQRRSLVFNRRAIGAAGWFATVYAEDFERSRAITTSTTQHTFGLDDRRMYGARAGNTWTFGDSAILTAGLETRSDRGDALRQQYQRLQPTPNYVNNQDLDLLAHGVFMQGQYRVAPTVKLHGGLRYDRFDYDIVNRKLPAASTAYRGSALTPKYGAIWSVRQGVDVFANVAQGLRSPAAEQISSSGSLGPLGAPGGRINAGIDPSKVRSHDVGIDVRRAGGWHLAAAVYRITNDDEIVNTAPDVFAASGRTSRQGFELDAHYAPGRTFNAYLSYGRILRARLDNPAPGTGALLSVPANTWKAGMQYRQQAGPGRLTVNGDVYLTSRNPYYMGTPLVRRDMPTFVRYSVKGAYDLGKLQGTLAVTLQPHKFASDIAYGTATGLVVSTVPRTQVEAGLRYFF
- the tcdA gene encoding tRNA cyclic N6-threonylcarbamoyladenosine(37) synthase TcdA; protein product: MNDLNPSLDDDIDVDRRFGGIARLYGEKALARFRGAHICVIGVGGVGSWAVEALARSAVGRLTLIDLDNVAESNINRQIQALTGTVGMAKITALTQRIAQINPYCQVTEIEDFVTPDNLDEMIGGHDYDYVLDAMDSARAKTALVHYCRINKIPLIVIGSAGGQTDPTKIEVRDLAKTEQEPLLKKVRRRLRSQFNYPANGKNKLGVDAVFSMEPLKFPETGEVCSVDGDELAGAGGKPGLTGINCAGFGSAMVVTATFGMVAAGHILRKLAGEEETPAAVETAGEASAG
- a CDS encoding Fur family transcriptional regulator: MERSTRQRSAIRTVLEAAARPLSPQEIHAGVQVSVPEIGIATVYRNLKLLLDEGEIQSVTLPGENARYEAARLAHHHHHHFHCTQCDRVFEVEGCPGPMHDLAPAGFTVVRHDLTLYGTCAECAGAAVAAPAKSRGHGHRH
- a CDS encoding TonB-dependent receptor domain-containing protein; protein product: MHRSLSNRTPLALALALAFGTPIASAQADKSRTAADPDSVPAVVISASALGLLSDDMITPAASLSGNELVRQRESTLGETLNRQPGISSSQFGAGASRPIIRGMDGPRVRILSDGAEVQDASTISPDHAVAFEPMLAERIEVLRGPSALAYGGGAVGGVVNIIDRKIPTSVPVNPVEGAVEVRGNTAARERSAAFEMTGGSGNVAVHAEGVKRDANAYKTGSGWDEGGRVPGSFKDGETGSVGLSWVGERGYIGAAYTKERTDYGIPGHAHEFASCHPHGSHLHCGGHGDEDEHGHEGEHGHEHGAEVVPAVKLDSDRWDVRGEYRDPLAGFSKLRVRAAFTDYRHDELEGDEVATSFRNKAHDVRAELEHLPVAGWRGVIGVQTTRRDFSAQGEEAYVPPTLTKKHAVFVTEEYRLADWRFEAAARHEWQDIDVDASAGSADHSERGTSLALGAVWKFAPQYSLGASFSRSHRLPTAEELYAHGVHLATSTYEIGNENLRKETSNNLDITLRKFAGPTTFSVSAYRNRINDYIYASTLDNHEGFQLVEYAQRDATFTGIEGEVRHQIAPSVQAALFGDYVRAELRDGTGNRNLPRIPSGRVGVKLDAEWRGWHGVVEAYRVAKQDDVAEFETATAGYNMLNLGTHYTTRVLGLPAMFYARLNNATNELAFSHTSFIKHAAPLPGRNLTAGLRLSF
- a CDS encoding MerC domain-containing protein, which translates into the protein MTPVQVKDRRLGRMTGLADTLGIATSALCLVHCLAMPLLLALLPAVGWASDDRTHALLVGVALLAALLSMGPGYAAHRRKEVLLAGGTGLACLAIAAFVIGPRYGHGWETAASVAGAALLGWAHLRNRICCRRHSAG